ATCCGCGAAGATCGAGAAGGCGATGCGGGACCTGAAGCTCCAGCGGGCGAATTTCCGGCTGAAGTTGAAGTCGATGCTCGACATGTTCCAGCAGGTCCTCGACTTCGACCAGGAAGAGGAGGAGAAGTCGACCACCGTCTCTTACCTGGTCCGGTCGCAGGACACCACTGCCGGCTGATGAATGATGCGGGCTGACCCGCCGCCGGCGGAGCTTCGCGACACCCTCGAAATCCGGAACCTCTCCTGCCTGGCGACGGCGACGGGCGCTTCGGCGCGCCGCGGCAGCGCGCAGCGCGAGATCCTCGTCGTCGAGCACGCGGCGGTCCGCTGCGAGGGGGGGCGGATCGTCTTCGCGGGCCGGGACTCGGATCTGCGCGGCCGCTTCGACCGGCCCGAGCGCGAGATCGACGGGTCCGGGAAGACGCTCCTTCCGGGGTTCGTCGACGCGCACACGCATCCGGTCTGGGCCGGCGACCGGGCCGCGGAGTTCGCGCGTCGCCTCGCCGGGGAATCGTACGCGGCGATCGCGGCGTCCGGCGGCGGGATCGTCGCCACGGTCGAGGCGACCCGCCGGGCGACGCGAGAAGAGCTCACCGCGGCGACGCGTTCGCGTCTGGTCGCGATGCGCCGGTCGGGGACGACGACGGCGGAATGCAAGTCCGGGTACGCCCTCGACGCCGAAGGGGAGATCCGGTCGCTCGAGATCCTGCGGGACCTGGCCGCGGAAGGCATCATCGGGATCGTTCCCACGCTGCTTGCGGCGCACGAGATCCCGGTCGAACGCCGGCGAGACCGCTCCGGATGGGTGCGCGAGATCACGGAAGCGATCCTTCCCCGCGCCGCCTCGGCGGGCCTCGCGCGCTTCTGCGACGTCTTCTGCGAGGAGGGCGTCTTCACCGTCGCGGAGTCCCGCGCGATCCTCTCGCGCGCGCGGGACCTCGGCCTCGGGCTGCGGGTGCATGCCGACGAGCTCGCCCGCTCCGGGGGCGCGCGGCTCGCGGCGGAGCTCGGGGCGGCGTCGGCGGACCACCTGCTCTTTGCCGGGGAAGACGAGATCGCGGGGCTCGCCGCCGCCGGAACCGTCGCCACGCTGCTGCCCGGCACGGCCTGGTGGCTCAAGTCCCGCCGCGCGCCGGCGCGGGCGCTCGTCGACGCGGGAGTTCCCGTTGCCGTCGCGACGGACGCCAATCCGGGCTCGTGCAACACGGAATCGCTGCCGGCCGTCGCCGGCCACGCGTGCCACGACTACGGAATGTCGATCGAGGAGACGCTGACCGCGATCACGTTGAACGGCGCGGCCTCGCTCGGCCTGGCGCCGGACCGGGGCTCGATCGAGGCGGGCAAGCGCGCCGACCTCGTCCTGATCGACGCTCCCGACTACCGGCACCTCGTTTATCATTGGGGCCTGCCCCTGGTCACGCACACGATCGTGGGAGGTCGCGTCCATGAATTTTGAGAGCCGCTCGTTCCGCGAGTTCCGGTCCTCCCTCGCCTCCGACGCTCCCACTCCCGGCGGCGGCACCGCCTCGGCCGCGGCCGGCGCGATGGGCGCGTCGCTCCTCTCGATGGTCCTCGCGCTCACGGTCGCGAAGGAGAAGTTCGCCGCGGTCGCCGGCGAGCTCCGCCCGATCGCGGAAGAGGCCGAGCGCGCGGGGACGCGCCTCGAGGAGCTCATGAACGAGGACGCGGCGTCCTTCGACGCGATGGTCGCCGCGCGAAAGCTCCCGAAGGAGACCGACGCCGAGAAAGCGGCGCGCGCGCGCGCGATGCAGGACGCAGCGAAGCGCGCGGCGGAAGTCCCGATGGAAACCGCCCGCTGCGCGGCGACACTTCTGTCCCGCGTCCCGCTCGTCGCCGAGAAGGGGAACCCGAACGCCGCTTCGGACGCCGGTGTCGCGGCGCTGCTGCTGGCGTCGGCGGCCGAGGGCGCGCTCCTGAACGTGGGAATCAACCTCGGGTCGATCCCGGACCCGGCCTTCGTCCAGACGATGGAGAAAGAGACGGCGACGCTGTCCGCCGACGTCGAGCGGCTGAGGGCGCAAGTCATTGCTCTGGTCCGCAAAACCTTTTCCAAGTAGCGGGCGCGGACCATACGCGTCGTTATACGGGACGCGGGCGGCCGGCCGGCGGGCTTAACGTACGCCCCGGTACGCCGCGCCCGCCGGCCCGGCTGCCCGCGCGCGTCTTCCAACCCGTCTGGCCGCGCCTGGTCGTTTGCCTATTCGGGATCGTATCGGGGTCGGCCTTTCGCTCACCGCGCCTCGACGTTGTCATAACCGACACCCGCGTTCGCGAAGCTTCTGTCTCGACGGTGAGGGTTTCGCCTCTCCCCGCGGGAGAGGCCGCCGCGCCGAGATCCGAAGGAGCGAAGGCGGGCGGGTGAGGGAGACCCGAGGGCTATTTTTTCCCGGTCTTCTCCAGCTCTTCCGCGGCCTTCTCGACGGCGGCGCGCGCGCGGCGCAGCGCCTCGATCGAGAACGCCCTTCCTTTGGAGAACGCGATCTTGCCGAGCTGGAACAGTGAATCGCCGAGCATGCGCATCTCGTCGGCGATCTTCCCTTCGGTGCGGTCTTCGGGGTTTTCCATCAGAACGTCTTTTTCTCCCGTTTGGTAAAGAAGGTCGTCGGGAACGCCTTCTGGAAGTAGTCGTACATCGCCAGGATCTGGCGATTGTCTCCGTTTTCCCATCCGGCGTCGCGGAAGCAACCTTCCTGCCCCGAGAAGCTGCGGAAGCAGAGCTCGAGACAGAGGTTCTCACCGGCGCGCGGCGCGCAGTTCAACCACATCTCCTTGATGTTTCGTTCGGAGATCGAAAAGTTGTCCTCCGGGTCGACCATCTGGTACCAGTTCACCCGGTCGCCGTCGACGACGAACTTCCCGATCTTCTTCTTCTTCGAGCTGCCGATCCCGAGGAACCCTTGCCGCTGCCGCACGAGGCCGTCGAACTCGGCATGCCGCGCGACGGGCTGGACCGTTTCGGCGACGGGGGCCGCCTCGGCCGACCCGGCGTGGAGCATCGCGTCGATGACCGTCTCCGACAAGCCGGCTCGCCGCAGCGCGATCAGATCGTCGACGGTCAGCCGATACGGCTGGTTCGCCCGCCGCACCTTGTTGAGGAGGAAGTCCTCGGAGTAGCCCGCGTCGCGGAGACGCAGGATCTCGCTCGCGGCCGGCGACAGCGTCGGACTCGCCGGAGCGACGGGCGCGACCGCCGGATTGGGGGCGGAGGAGGCGCCGCTCCCCGATCCGAAATCCCCCGCCGGCGCCGGCGGCTCGACGGGAGCGGGAGCGACGGCCTGCGCCGCCGGCTGCACCGCGGCGGGAGCCGGTGCCGGAGCGGGCTGGGCCGCCGGAGGCGGCGCCACGTACGGCGGGGGCGGATTCTTCGAGGTGAACGATTTCGAGGCGCAGGCCCACGTCGCCGCCAGTCCACCGAGAAGGATGGAGATCCCGAGAATCCGTCGAGGCGTCATCTTTGCCGCTCCTTGGAGCGCGTCCTTCTTTTCCGACGAGAACCGGGAACGCTCGAGGGCGATTCTACACCCGGCTGTTCCAGAGAACGTCCGGGCGCCCGCGGCGCCGGTTCTCGAATCTCGCCGCCACGAAGAGCGCGTCGGACAGGCGGTTCAGGTACGGAACGACGTGCGGCCCGACCGCCTCCTGCCGCGCGAGCCGGATCGTCTCCCGCTCCGCCCGCCGGCAGGTCGCGCGGGCCACGTGCAGCGCCGCGGCGCCCGGAGTCCCGCCGGGAAGGACGAAGTTCTCGAGCGGCGCAAGCTCCGCCGACATCTCGTCCATCCAGAGCTCGAGGGCGTCGACGTGACGCTGCCCGATCACCGGAACGGGCCGCTTCTCCTTGTCCGGTTCGAGCGTGCAGAGGTCGGAGCCGAGATGGAAGAGGTCGTTCTGAACGGCCGAGAGACGTTGTGCGAGCACCGGCTCGAGACCGGCGGCGATCGCCGCGCCGATCTGCGAGTTGACCTCGTCGACCGTCCCGAAGGCGTCGATTCGCGGCGAATCCTTCGGGACGCGCTGGCCGCCGCCGAGCGAGGTCGTGCCGTCGTCGCCGGTCCGCGTGTAGACCTTCGTGATCCGGGGCATGGGGGGAGTCTAACGCCTCGCTCGCCCGGTCAGAACGACGCGGAGAGCCCCGCCGAGAGCCGCCGGCGCCGCGCCGGGAACCCGCTCGCCTCCTCGTAACGGCGGTCGGCCGCGTTCTCGACGTTGACGAAGGGAGCGACGTGGCCGAAGCGGTATTCCGCGTGAAGGTCGAGCCGCAGATAGGACGGGTCCTCGGTCGCGCCGTACGGGAACACCGCCTGGACGTCGGGGCGCCTCCCGGTGAAGAGGAGCGT
This genomic stretch from Thermoanaerobaculia bacterium harbors:
- a CDS encoding cyclodeaminase/cyclohydrolase family protein, with the protein product MNFESRSFREFRSSLASDAPTPGGGTASAAAGAMGASLLSMVLALTVAKEKFAAVAGELRPIAEEAERAGTRLEELMNEDAASFDAMVAARKLPKETDAEKAARARAMQDAAKRAAEVPMETARCAATLLSRVPLVAEKGNPNAASDAGVAALLLASAAEGALLNVGINLGSIPDPAFVQTMEKETATLSADVERLRAQVIALVRKTFSK
- the hutI gene encoding imidazolonepropionase, producing MRADPPPAELRDTLEIRNLSCLATATGASARRGSAQREILVVEHAAVRCEGGRIVFAGRDSDLRGRFDRPEREIDGSGKTLLPGFVDAHTHPVWAGDRAAEFARRLAGESYAAIAASGGGIVATVEATRRATREELTAATRSRLVAMRRSGTTTAECKSGYALDAEGEIRSLEILRDLAAEGIIGIVPTLLAAHEIPVERRRDRSGWVREITEAILPRAASAGLARFCDVFCEEGVFTVAESRAILSRARDLGLGLRVHADELARSGGARLAAELGAASADHLLFAGEDEIAGLAAAGTVATLLPGTAWWLKSRRAPARALVDAGVPVAVATDANPGSCNTESLPAVAGHACHDYGMSIEETLTAITLNGAASLGLAPDRGSIEAGKRADLVLIDAPDYRHLVYHWGLPLVTHTIVGGRVHEF
- a CDS encoding cob(I)yrinic acid a,c-diamide adenosyltransferase, with translation MPRITKVYTRTGDDGTTSLGGGQRVPKDSPRIDAFGTVDEVNSQIGAAIAAGLEPVLAQRLSAVQNDLFHLGSDLCTLEPDKEKRPVPVIGQRHVDALELWMDEMSAELAPLENFVLPGGTPGAAALHVARATCRRAERETIRLARQEAVGPHVVPYLNRLSDALFVAARFENRRRGRPDVLWNSRV